One window of the Lachancea thermotolerans CBS 6340 chromosome A complete sequence genome contains the following:
- the COQ2 gene encoding 4-hydroxybenzoate octaprenyltransferase (similar to uniprot|P32378 Saccharomyces cerevisiae YNR041C COQ2 Para hydroxybenzoate: polyprenyl transferase catalyzes the second step in ubiquinone (coenzyme Q) biosynthesis), translating into MITARGVTLGVYRGWRTQLIAQAKSAGRNGVFFVRYSSQLRKEVRKPVFTPEELEKARETRLRGLEPYVSKLPAKWIPYAELMRLEKPVGTWLLYIPCTWAISMAAMETMAPISSAMWMLSLFGVGSLVMRGAGCTINDLLDRNLDDKVIRSVERPIASGRVSPKQAVAFLGAQTAGGMGILTQLPAECWWLGLASLPLVFTYPLFKRFTYYPQAALSACFTWGALLGFPAMGVMDWPTMIPLYTSSFLWCMTYDTIYAHQDKSFDVKAGIKSTALAWGPKTRKICTAMSVAQMGLLGLAGLNSGLLLGPGFLGGLAIFGYRVFSMVRNVDLDNPADCWKHFTSNIRSGLYFSAALLLDYFLRILGFL; encoded by the coding sequence ATGATCACTGCAAGAGGAGTGACACTTGGTGTCTACAGGGGATGGAGAACTCAATTGATAGCACAAGCTAAAAGTGCGGGCAGAAATggtgttttctttgttagATACAGCTCGCAGCTGAGAAAGGAGGTGAGAAAACCAGTGTTCACGccagaagagctggagaaggCACGCGAGACCCGTCTTAGAGGTTTGGAGCCATACGTCTCAAAACTACCAGCAAAATGGATTCCTTACGCAGAGCTTATGCGGCTTGAAAAACCGGTTGGTACATGGCTTCTGTATATTCCATGCACATGGGCGATCAGCATGGCCGCCATGGAAACAATGGCGCCAATTTCGTCGGCCATGTGGATGCTATCGCTATTTGGAGTTGGTTCATTAGTTATGAGAGGCGCGGGCTGCACCATCAACGACCTCTTGGACCGTAACTTGGACGATAAGGTAATCCGGTCCGTAGAGCGGCCTATTGCGTCCGGGCGAGTAAGTCCTAAGCAAGCTGTTGCATTCTTAGGTGCACAAACCGCTGGAGGAATGGGCATCCTGACGCAATTGCCCGCAGAGTGCTGGTGGTTGGGGCTGGCTTCACTTCCTTTGGTCTTCACGTATCCGCTGTTCAAGAGGTTCACTTACTACCCGCAAGCTGCACTGAGCGCGTGTTTCACCTGGGGCGCACTTCTCGGGTTTCCGGCGATGGGCGTGATGGACTGGCCCACGATGATCCCTCTGTACACCAGCAGCTTCCTGTGGTGTATGACCTACGACACTATTTATGCGCACCAGGACAAAAGTTTCGACGTCAAGGCTGGGATCAAGTCTACAGCGCTTGCGTGGGGACCCAAGACGCGGAAGATCTGCACAGCCATGTCTGTCGCGCAGATGGGGCTCTTAGGACTCGCGGGCCTGAACAGCGGGCTGTTATTGGGTCCGGGGTTTTTGGGAGGTTTGGCAATCTTCGGCTACCGCGTGTTTTCGATGGTGCGTAATGTGGACTTGGACAACCCAGCGGACTGCTGGAAGCACTTTACAAGTAACATCCGCAGTGGACTGTACTTCAGCGCCGCACTGCTGCTGGACTATTTTTTGAGAATACTCGGTTTCCTATGA
- the MRX15 gene encoding Mrx15p (weakly similar to uniprot|P53736 Saccharomyces cerevisiae YNR040W Hypothetical ORF) codes for MFRPAALRFVPRTTWRGAAHSTAGLPFSSKLAALIAKTSPEQIYTYSVPRLVKFGSWTLSGVFLVYGVSFADWSLTSSLELYGEEVQQPPSSWWKHPKLLLAARVAGSALLTLIPLTLSCVAIYAPSRIVTAVSYVPHGACKLTRGALLTGKPVSRVADLSHVARNQKAKVYTGVGPQGTDDRASFAFLLTDSHRPAWDRFYIVNRSGRFWAQDGRIFDALFGGESARSLECPSATQTTGPPPATSPVQRMIEVEQTRSKIHDHASRVKSIVMKPK; via the coding sequence ATGTTTCGACCCGCTGCTCTTCGTTTCGTCCCTCGCACGACGTGGCGCGGTGCCGCGCACTCGACCGCCGGACTCCCCTTCTCCTCCAAGCTTGCTGCACTCATCGCCAAAACATCGCCCGAGCAGATCTATACTTATAGCGTACCGCGCCTTGTGAAATTCGGTTCCTGGACGCTGTCTGGCGTTTTCCTCGTGTACGGCGTCTCTTTTGCGGACTGGTCGCTAACCAGCTCGCTCGAGCTCTACGgtgaagaagttcagcaGCCCCCAAGCTCTTGGTGGAAACACccgaagctgctgctcgcgGCTCGTGTCGCAGGCTCTGCGCTGCTCACACTTATCCCGCTCACGCTGTCATGCGTCGCAATCTATGCACCCTCGCGCATAGTCACAGCCGTCAGCTATGTGCCCCACGGTGCATGCAAGCTCACACGCGGTGCGTTGCTCACGGGAAAACCCGTTTCCCGAGTAGCCGACCTCAGCCACGTTGCGCGTAACCAAAAGGCTAAGGTGTACACCGGCGTTGGTCCGCAAGGGACGGATGACCGCGCGTCCTTTGCATTTCTCCTCACGGACTCTCACCGGCCCGCGTGGGACAGGTTTTACATAGTCAATCGCTCGGGCCGATTCTGGGCCCAGGATGGACGGATCTTTGATGCGCTGTTCGGCGGCGAGTCTGCTAGAAGTCTCGAGTGTCCAAGTGCCACGCAAACCACCGGCCCTCCGCCTGCGACCTCGCCAGTTCAGCGCATGATCGAAGTTGAGCAGACACGCTCCAAGATCCACGACCACGCAAGCCGCGTCAAGAGTATCGTTATGAAGCCTAAATAG
- the TRX3 gene encoding Trx3p (some similarities with uniprot|P25372 Saccharomyces cerevisiae YCR083W TRX3 mitochondrial thioredoxin) has translation MFKTSVFRCSQALPRNGTLLRPIARTQSTVAQLQTLQQFQQAVARKNLSVIDFYATWCAPCRAVAPHFDKLSEKHTDVAFYRVDVDSAPDIAGFCGVSAMPTFLFARESKTVGKVVGANLRALSEEIESLQK, from the coding sequence ATGTTCAAGACTTCCGTATTCCGCTGCTCGCAAGCTCTGCCTCGCAATGGCACACTCCTGCGCCCAATCGCGCGCACACAGTCCACAGTCGCGCAGCTGCAGACATTACAGCAGTTCCAGCAGGCAGTCGCGCGCAAGAACCTCAGCGTGATCGACTTCTACGCGACCTGGTGCGCGCCCTGCAGGGCTGTGGCGCCGCACTTCGACAAGCTCAGTGAGAAGCACACTGACGTGGCGTTCTACCGCGTGGACGTGGACAGCGCTCCCGACATCGCGGGCTTCTGCGGCGTCAGCGCCATGCCaacgtttttgtttgctCGCGAGAGCAAGACCGTGGGCAAGGTGGTGGGCGCGAACCTGCGGGCGCTCAGCGAAGAGATCGAGAGCCTTCAGAAGTAG
- the AHC2 gene encoding Ahc2p (weakly similar to uniprot|P25649 Saccharomyces cerevisiae YCR082W AHC2 component of the yeast ADA acetyltransferase complex) produces the protein MPSDPPAPAAYELVRQFQEQALSENADYALLQHSRAHLHNKLMQKKFFLKQLRLLYTQLDKTHNYQELVDALVGHRALLREIFAMERGARRGRRAHAPPAIAWQKYGVDVEQYLLAQDDAASRALVHESGWVFHDV, from the coding sequence ATGCCATCGGACCCTCCCGCACCCGCGGCCTACGAACTAGTGCGCCAGTTTCAGGAGCAGGCGCTCTCGGAGAACGCAGACTACGCGCTCCTGCAACATTCTAGGGCGCATCTCCACAACAAACTGATGcaaaagaagttcttcCTCAAACAGCTGCGACTGCTGTATACACAACTGGACAAGACACACAACTACCAGGAGCTTGTCGACGCGCTTGTGGGACACCGCGCCCTGCTACGCGAGATCTTCGCGATGGAGCGGGgagcgcggcgcgggcggcgcgcgcacgcgccGCCCGCGATCGCGTGGCAGAAGTACGGTGTGGACGTCGAGCAGTACCTGCTGGCCCAGGATGACGCGGCAAGCCGCGCGCTCGTGCACGAGAGCGGCTGGGTGTTCCACGACGTGTAG
- the MVD1 gene encoding diphosphomevalonate decarboxylase MVD1 (similar to uniprot|P32377 Saccharomyces cerevisiae YNR043W MVD1 Mevalonate pyrophosphate decarboxylase essential enzyme involved in the biosynthesis of isoprenoids and sterols including ergosterol acts as a homodimer) → MSIYTASTTAPVNIATLKYWGKRDKTLNLPTNSSISVTLAQEDLRTLTSVATSESFTEDQLWLNGQPESLQGERTQHCLQDLRNLRSRIEAQDSSLPRMSQWKLHIVSENNFPTAAGLASSAAGFAALVMAIAKLYQLPDSHSEISKIARKGSGSACRSLFGGYVAWEMGSEPDGSDSKAVEVAPQSHWPEMKAAILVVSADRKDTPSTSGMQHTVATSDLFQERIRNVVPKRFEEMKQAIQDRDFTRFAELTMRDSNSFHATCLDSFPPIFYMNDTSRKIVKLCHQINAFYDETIVAYTFDAGPNAVLYYLQENEAKLMAFVHHVFQKNSGWDTKFSQNDLEKFSEVFKTRVAPEVAFEFDEELYKGVSRVILTQVGPGPQDTTECLINKSTGYPN, encoded by the exons ATGTCTATCTACACGGCCTCCACGACTGCGCCTGTCAACATCGCG ACCCTCAAATACTGGGGAAAGCGGGACAAGACCCTTAACTTGCCCACAAACTCTTCCATCTCTGTGACGCTTGCGCAAGAAGACCTGCGGACGCTAACGTCTGTCGCCACAAGCGAGTCCTTCACGGAGGACCAGCTATGGCTCAACGGACAGCCCGAGTCCCTGCAGGGTGAGCGTACGCAGCACTGCCTTCAGGACTTGCGTAACTTGCGTTCGCGCATTGAGGCTCAGGATTCCAGCCTGCCTCGCATGTCGCAGTGGAAACTGCACATCGTGTCGGAAAACAACTTCCCCACAGCCGCGGGGCTAGCTTCATCTGCAGCGGGGTTTGCCGCCCTCGTTATGGCTATTGCCAAGCTCTACCAACTACCTGACTCCCACTCCGAGATCTCCAAAATTGCTAGAAAAGGATCTGGTTCCGCCTGCCGGTCTTTGTTCGGTGGCTACGTTGCCTGGGAAATGGGATCCGAGCCTGACGGCTCCGACTCTAAGGCTGTGGAAGTCGCTCCTCAGTCCCACTGGCCCGAGATGAAGGCTGCTATTCTTGTTGTTAGCGCCGACAGAAAGGACACTCCATCTACTAGCGGCATGCAGCATACCGTGGCTACTTCCGACTTATTCCAGGAGCGTATACGCAACGTGGTTCCCAAGAGATTCGAGGAGATGAAGCAGGCCATCCAGGACCGCGACTTCACCCGGTTTGCCGAGCTCACTATGCGTGACTCTAACTCTTTCCACGCTACTTGTTTGGACTCATTCCCTCCAATTTTCTACATGAACGATACCTCCCGCAAGATCGTGAAGCTCTGTCACCAGATCAATGCCTTCTACGACGAGACCATCGTGGCTTACACTTTCGACGCTGGTCCCAACGCTGTTTTGTACTACCTCCAAGAGAACGAAGCCAAACTCATGGCCTTTGTGCATCATGTGTTCCAAAAGAACTCTGGCTGGGACACCAAGTTCTCTCAAAACGACCTCGAGAAATTCAGTGAAGTCTTCAAGACTCGCGTCGCCCCAGAGGTGGCCTTTGAGTTTGACGAAGAACTTTACAAGGGTGTCTCCCGTGTCATCCTTACTCAAGTTGGTCCAGGGCCCCAGGACACCACTGAATGcctcatcaacaaatctACGGGCTATCCTAACTAA
- a CDS encoding KLTH0A07260p (weakly similar to uniprot|P35995 Saccharomyces cerevisiae YKL222c) — protein MSSEDHVEDEGGFEPNEDQFEVDGRSKKRRKAIKQCLFCRKRKLKCDKKKPMCTTCVTRGLGECIYVEQFGRDVSARELLNSAPNVDLLNKIKALEKELDSYKHTSLTKGEGFNPLRDVQILIKKDERTIYHGCTSFRAALSESRFKFSTYHAFFWARVKDDRRRWKALNGYTTLKEITVIEKERDNGLSVLGAVCKALPPFEQIEAIVKKFFTSILLEGYKVLDMKKTLQNLHMSFIRGPQNPITGMHPVIHLWPSFKKNYYCIGIILEIMCLMSYSSVIPEAIDVFNKYLTSFVTKKAFYIERVQYLFLRYLYKSLNYGGGDDSNLVFLAQAMSASAICVGLHRNIRDLLKGDNVDRGDAVYFENLWLWILQADLETSFNVGTPPKIAESFVNYQMIEDPNYGSCELLKNLIRPMRNIMTVIYLENRIPDMEAIVGKIKRLLETHFKPLKLYREKENLKQIPFVEIDLYTWLLGMIGVFSNFRRVYFKDHSPSAINSALQFTILPLAMSMSTIEAFFELDKEAAAKTQAPLQGGLPFHLAIANSLVQKHFPRSLSEIYTLMGSLGSFPDFGTARFQYPLSPVFDIPLDSLECVGDHYVSFKQASEVIENLLSKWEEEKNRDMVKLLKRYSYAFVVSYAIQKSHKDLFDQCFKRRELQFTRGEEQSNPDMEQKAALPSPSNSFGGQEFIPDETLKELADEFWKNYDIEVDDFFSDAFDQTSIWFDSSAQPQQ, from the coding sequence ATGTCTAGTGAAGACCACGTTGAAGACGAGGGTGGCTTCGAACCTAATGAAGATCAGTTCGAAGTCGACGGGAGAAGCAAAAAGCGGCGGAAGGCCATCAAACAATGCCTTTTTTGTCGAAAGCGCAAACTCAAGTgcgacaagaaaaagcccatGTGCACGACTTGCGTTACGAGGGGGCTTGGCGAATGCATATACGTCGAGCAGTTTGGACGCGACGTGAGCGCCAGAGAGCTACTAAACTCTGCCCCCAATGTGGACCTgttgaacaagatcaaggcgctggagaaagaacttgactCATACAAACATACCTCTCTAACTAAGGGGGAAGGCTTCAATCCACTACGTGACGTTCAAATACTAATAAAGAAGGATGAAAGAACGATATATCATGGCTGTACAAGCTTCAGGGCTGCTCTAAGCGAAAGCCGCTTTAAGTTCAGCACTTATCATGCCTTTTTTTGGGCAAGAGTCAAAGACGACAGGCGTCGTTGGAAAGCCTTGAATGGATACACaactctcaaagaaatcacAGTTATAGAAAAGGAGCGGGATAATGGACTTTCGGTGTTGGGAGCGGTTTGCAAAGCGTTACCaccttttgaacaaattgaGGCCAttgtcaaaaagttcttcacaAGTATTCTCCTTGAGGGATATAAGGTTTTAGACATGAAAAAGACcttgcaaaacttgcaCATGAGTTTTATACGGGGTCCTCAAAACCCAATCACAGGCATGCATCCTGTCATTCACCTGTGGCCctccttcaagaaaaattACTATTGCATAGGGATTATTCTCGAGATTATGTGTCTTATGAGCTATAGCAGTGTTATCCCCGAAGCTATCGAtgtcttcaacaaatatCTTACCTCGTTTGTCACAAAAAAGGCTTTCTATATCGAGCGGGTACAATATTTGTTCCTAAGGTATCTATATAAGAGTCTCAACTACGGGGGTGGGGACGATAGTAATTTGGTCTTCCTTGCACAGGCCATGTCTGCGAGTGCCATTTGCGTTGGCCTTCACCGAAACATCCGAGACCTGCTTAAAGGTGACAATGTGGATCGCGGCGATGCCGTGTACTTCGAAAACTTGTGGCTTTGGATTTTACAAGCCGATTTGGAGACTTCATTCAACGTTGGAACGCCACCTAAAATTGCTGAAAGTTTTGTAAACTACCAAATGATTGAAGATCCGAATTACGGAAGCTGTGAACtattgaaaaacttgatcAGGCCAATGAGAAATATTATGACGGTGATATACCTGGAAAATCGAATACCTGATATGGAAGCTATAGTCGGTAAAATCAAGAGGCTTCTGGAAACTCACTTCAAGCCGCTTAAACTTTacagagaaaaagagaaccTGAAGCAAATTCCATTCGTGGAAATCGACCTCTATACTTGGCTACTCGGCATGATCggtgttttttcaaatttccGAAGAGtatatttcaaagatcaCAGCCCTTCGGCTATTAACAGTGCCTTACAATTCACGATACTGCCGCTTGCAATGTCGATGAGTACAattgaagctttttttgagcttgataaaGAAGCCGCGGCAAAAACACAAGCTCCGTTGCAGGGCGGACTACCATTCCATCTTGCAATAGCAAATTCATTGGTTCAGAAGCACTTTCCTAGATCTTTGAGTGAGATCTACACTCTCATGGGCTCCTTGGGCTCTTTTCCTGACTTTGGGACAGCGCGCTTTCAGTATCCTTTATCTCCTGTCTTTGATATTCCATTGGACTCCTTAGAGTGTGTTGGAGACCATTatgtttctttcaagcaagCCTCAGAGGTTATAGAAAACCTTTTGAGTAAAtgggaagaagaaaagaaccGCGATATggtgaagcttttgaaacgCTACTCTTATGCCTTTGTCGTCTCTTATGCGATCCAAAAGTCCCACAAAGATCTCTTTGATcagtgcttcaaaagaagagagcttCAGTTTACAAGGGGCGAAGAACAATCAAATCCTGATATGGAACAAAAGGCGGCCCTACCATCTCCGTCAAACAGTTTTGGTGGACAAGAGTTTATACCTGACGAAAcattgaaagagcttgctgacgagttttggaagaactATGATATTGAAGTGGATGATTTCTTTTCAGACGCTTTTGACCAGACTTCTATATGGTTTGATTCTTCCGCGCAACCACAGCAATAG
- the TUP1 gene encoding chromatin-silencing transcriptional regulator TUP1 (some similarities with uniprot|P18323 Saccharomyces cerevisiae YCR084C): protein MASSAVSASQNKLNELLEAIRQEFGQISQEANTYRLQNQKDYDFKINQQLAEMQQIRNTVYELELTHRKMKDAYEEEIGRLKLELDQRDRQVATLAAAAQQQQHQQQHQQQQQQHQQQQQQQQQQQQQQQQQQQQQQQQQQQQQQQQQQQQQQQQQQQQQPTGPILASSNAATPGIQNPVLGSQAVQSPALSAAGPAAPAQAPRLAALEPSQTAPTITAQAPHMKKLASEHQINSPPVQGAGIPTGPAVLAAPAAPGTPGTPAAALAAAAAPTPPSASGGPLAAPTNQGAVAPPAPMAPMAPIAAPVSENKSQEYYLVPPHQRASHAKPIPPFLLDLDSQLVPQHLKKQTNDYYILYNPALSRELDVDLHVSLDHSSVVCCVRFSNDGEYLATGCNKTTQVYKVSTGELVARLSEDAASAPSGNSGDGASGAENAEQTPAVSTSASSDLYIRSVCFSPDGKFLATGAEDKLIRIWDLTTRRIVMTLQGHEQDIYSLDYFPSGDKLVSGSGDRTVRIWDLRAGQCSLTLSIEDGVTTVAVSPGDGKLIAAGSLDRTVRIWDSETGFLVERLDSENELGTGHKDSVYSVVFTRDGHGVVSGSLDRSVKLWNLRSANGGSTEGKANTAASEVTYTGHKDFVLSVATTQNDEFILSGSKDRGVLFWDTPSGNPLLMLQGHRNSVISVAVANDHPLGPEYGVFATGSGDCKARIWKYTKKSEPKLREVKE from the coding sequence atggcttcaagtGCGGTGAGCGCATCGCAAAACAAACTGAATGAGCTCTTGGAGGCTATCCGCCAGGAGTTCGGTCAAATCTCGCAAGAAGCAAACACGTATCGGTTGCAGAACCAGAAGGACTAtgatttcaagatcaacCAGCAGCTGGCGGAGATGCAGCAAATCCGCAACACGGTCTACGAGCTGGAGCTGACGCACCGTAAGATGAAGGACGCGTATGAGGAGGAGATTGGGCGACTGAAGTTGGAGCTGGACCAGCGCGACCGGCAGGTTGCCACGctcgcagcagcagcccagcagcagcagcaccagcagcagcaccaacagcaacaacagcagcatcagcaacagcagcaacagcaacagcagcagcaacaacaacagcaacaacaacaacaacaacagcagcagcagcaacagcaacagcagcaacaacaacaacaacagcaacagcaacagcagcaacaacaacagcagcccACGGGCCCTATCCTAGCGTCTTCGAACGCCGCTACGCCTGGTATCCAAAACCCAGTTCTTGGCTCGCAGGCCGTTCAGTCGCCAGCGCTCTCAGCAGCTGGCCCAGCAGCCCCGGCCCAAGCTCCGCGCTTGGCTGCTTTAGAGCCCTCGCAGACTGCCCCTACTATTACCGCGCAGGCTCCGCACatgaagaagcttgctTCCGAGCACCAAATTAACAGTCCTCCAGTCCAAGGTGCAGGTATTCCCACGGGGCCCGCAGTTTTGGCAGCGCCCGCTGCGCCTGGTACTCCAGGAACGCCAGCAGCTGCTCTCGCAGCGGCTGCTGCGCCCACACCACCATCAGCTTCAGGGGGTCCACTAGCAGCACCCACTAACCAGGGCGCTGTCGCCCCTCCAGCTCCGATGGCTCCCATGGCCCCCATCGCTGCTCCTGTCTCGGAAAACAAATCCCAAGAGTACTATTTAGTTCCCCCACACCAGCGTGCTAGCCACGCTAAGCCAATCCCCCCCTTTTTACTTGACTTAGACTCTCAGCTGGTTCCTCAACATCTAAAAAAGCAGACCAACGACTACTACATTCTGTACAATCCTGCATTGTCCCGCGAGTTAGATGTTGATCTCCATGTATCGCTGGATCACTCTTCTGTGGTGTGCTGCGTGAGATTCAGTAACGATGGTGAGTACTTAGCAACAGGGTGCAACAAAACCACTCAAGTCTACAAGGTTTCCACCGGTGAATTGGTCGCCAGATTGTCTGAAGATGCTGCTTCCGCGCCATCAGGCAACAGCGGCGATGGCGCATCTGGTGCTGAGAACGCAGAGCAAACCCCTGCTGTCTCAACCTCAGCGTCATCAGACCTATACATTCGCTCTGTGTGCTTTTCTCCTGATGGTAAATTCTTAGCAACCGGTGCCGAGGATAAACTTATCCGCATCTGGGACCTCACTACAAGAAGGATTGTTATGACATTACAAGGCCACGAGCAAGATATCTACTCACTTGACTACTTCCCTTCTGGCGACAAACTTGTTTCAGGTTCAGGCGACAGGACAGTAAGGATATGGGACCTGCGTGCTGGTCAATGTTCGTTAACACTATCCATTGAAGACGGTGTAACTACGGTTGCCGTTTCCCCTGGAGATGGAAAGCTTATTGCCGCCGGGTCTCTTGATAGAACAGTGCGTATCTGGGACTCAGAAACCGGTTTTTTGGTCGAGAGACTTGACTCGGAAAATGAATTAGGCACAGGCCACAAGGACTCAGTGTACAGCGTTGTTTTCACTAGAGATGGCCACGGTGTTGTCTCGGGCTCTTTGGACAGGTCGGTCAAGCTGTGGAATCTAAGAAGCGCCAACGGAGGAAGCACAGAAGGGAAAGCCAACACTGCTGCAAGCGAAGTTACATACACTGGGCACAAAGACTTTGTTTTGTCCGTCGCAACAACTCAAAACGACGAGTTCATACTTTCTGGCTCAAAAGATCGCGGTGTCTTGTTCTGGGACACGCCTTCTGGAAACCCTCTGCTAATGTTGCAAGGCCACAGAAACTCAGTTATATCTGTCGCTGTCGCTAATGACCACCCACTAGGTCCTGAATACGGCGTTTTCGCTACCGGAAGTGGTGACTGCAAAGCGCGTATATGGAAGTATACCAAAAAATCAGAGCCCAAGCTTAGGGAGGTCAAGGAATAG
- the CSM1 gene encoding Csm1p (similar to uniprot|P25651 Saccharomyces cerevisiae YCR086W CSM1 Protein that forms a complex with Lrs4p located in the nucleolus Lrs4p-Csm1p heterodimer binds to Mam1p at kinetochores during meiosis I to mediate accurate chromosome segregation may be involved in premeiotic DNA replication), which yields MDPISQYKAAVQSRLDNADILVSKLVHENRMLAQDVENKDQEIESLKRQLAAAEARSKECEERTGAAEEETDIVKDLFEHLCGVRVHKSYEDESGLWFDTSQGGKAGVMDYKLGFVKGEPSGTEVVYVPLLKQRSAEELQQLQKQLPGYLFDTLSFPLRSLQQFYSKMAKCLSRG from the coding sequence ATGGATCCCATTTCGCAATATAAGGCGGCGGTCCAGAGCCGCTTGGACAACGCAGACATTCTAGTGTCCAAACTAGTCCACGAAAACCGAATGCTCGCGCAAGATGTGGAGAacaaagatcaagaaatcGAGTCTCTGAAACGGCAGCTGGCAGCGGCCGAGGCGAGGAGCAAGGAGTGCGAGGAGCGCACTGGGGCTgcggaagaagaaacgGACATAGTCAAGgatctttttgagcacCTGTGCGGAGTGCGGGTTCACAAGTCGTACGAGGACGAGTCTGGTCTGTGGTTCGATACGTCGCAAGGCGGCAAGGCCGGCGTGATGGACTACAAGCTGGGGTTCGTGAAGGGCGAGCCCTCAGGTACAGAGGTGGTGTACGTGCCGCTTCTGAAGCAGCGGAGCGCCGAGgagctgcagcagctgcagaagcAGCTGCCGGGGTACCTGTTCGACACCCTCAGCTTTCCCTTGCGGTCCCTACAGCAGTTCTACAGCAAAATGGCCAAGTGCCTCTCGCGGGGATAG
- a CDS encoding uncharacterized protein (similar to uniprot|P37263 Saccharomyces cerevisiae YCR087C-A Hypothetical ORF), with amino-acid sequence MVTFNCEVCNDTVPKKNTEKHYYRCPQAYYTCIDCNVTFDDGTGYKKHTQCISEDEKYQKALYKGKKKPQEKKPQQQKPEESKPKQEKQQEQETRKDKNTKLEKAKLQKGKVQKPEEQKPLKQKSVLSEKKGASLYKILKSIDDKEEKKNLLKSLVVNENGQLEVKA; translated from the coding sequence ATGGTCACGTTCAACTGCGAGGTCTGCAACGACACAGTTCCCAAGAAGAACACCGAAAAACACTACTACAGATGCCCTCAAGCCTACTATACCTGCATCGACTGTAATGTCACCTTCGATGACGGCACCGGATACAAGAAGCACACGCAGTGTATAAGCGAGGACGAGAAGTACCAGAAAGCGCTGTACaagggcaagaaaaaacctcaagagaagaaacCACAGCAACAGAAACCTGAGGAATCCAAGCCCAAGCAGGAGAagcagcaggagcaggagaCCCGCAAGGACAAGAATACCAAGCTAGAGAAGGCAAAGTTGCAGAAGGGAAAAGTGCAAAAGCCTGAAGAGCAGAAACCGCtaaaacaaaaaagtgtGCTGTCCGAGAAGAAGGGCGCCTCGCTCTacaagatcttgaagagcaTCGACGACAaagaggagaagaagaacttgctgaAGAGCCTTGTGGTCAACGAAAACGGCCAGCTCGAGGTGAAGGCCTGA